The following are from one region of the Rhodopirellula sp. P2 genome:
- a CDS encoding alpha/beta hydrolase family protein, giving the protein MINTLLFLLTFNVVGPPVVEDLNVLDGGNPNAPSWIDWNDPGLMLAHHLNGLTRECLAAREDEVSALKTAEDWKARQTKVRQTLDQILGPWPDRTPLNPQVTGTLQKDGYRVEKIVFESMPHFYVTGALFIPDGLEEPRPAILKVIGHSAQAFRRDLYQNVILNLVHKGFVVFTIDPLGQGERLQSFDPQTGKSTVGSSTKEHSHAGVQCFLTGRSIARYFTWDGIRAIDYLLTRPEVDPNRIGVTGLSGGGTQSSYIGAVDQRVHAVAPTGYITSISRLLGSIGPQDAEQVFYHGPLLGIDHADLLEVRAPKPTLQVTTTRDFFSIQGARETAAEVRHAFRILGHPERFDQVEDDFGHGFTKQNNESTYEFFQTFLELPGNPEEQTYPFLTEAELTVTQTGQVSTALESENVFSINRREAQPMLERLIESRRDFFQHLPQALSEAARLSGYRKPDATVAPVFRGQYQREGYRVQKWGVPGEGETIIPTLVFAPDEPGAWPAIIYVRGDGKTTDAAAGGKIEELVRRGYVVAAPDLLGYGETAYKFRQGHASVQPFFNALMSGRSVAGINAGDVVRVMEFLQDRDDVKPDQIGAIAIGDVGPALLHAAAFEQQIQWLVLVDSLLDYQSIVDHELYDVNANSLVAGALTSYDLPDLLASITPRRVAVAQPRTHLRTAATNDEITSSLGFVQQHAKDRLRVETEAADLLKLVEWCVAR; this is encoded by the coding sequence ATGATAAACACTCTCCTTTTTTTGCTGACGTTCAATGTTGTCGGTCCACCCGTCGTGGAAGACTTGAACGTTCTGGACGGCGGGAACCCCAACGCTCCAAGCTGGATCGATTGGAACGACCCGGGTTTGATGCTGGCCCATCATCTCAATGGCTTGACGCGTGAATGTTTGGCAGCACGTGAAGACGAAGTCAGCGCACTGAAAACGGCGGAGGATTGGAAGGCTCGCCAAACCAAAGTACGGCAGACGCTCGATCAAATCCTCGGACCCTGGCCGGATCGCACACCGCTGAATCCGCAAGTCACCGGCACATTGCAAAAGGACGGCTATCGAGTTGAAAAGATCGTCTTTGAGTCGATGCCCCATTTCTACGTGACGGGAGCACTCTTCATTCCGGATGGGCTCGAAGAGCCGCGTCCCGCCATTTTGAAAGTCATCGGACACTCTGCGCAAGCTTTCCGGCGAGACCTGTATCAAAACGTGATCTTGAATTTAGTTCACAAGGGCTTTGTGGTCTTTACCATCGACCCGTTGGGACAAGGCGAACGGTTGCAATCCTTTGATCCCCAAACAGGAAAGTCGACCGTCGGTTCCTCCACCAAGGAACATTCCCACGCCGGCGTGCAGTGTTTTTTGACGGGGCGATCGATTGCTCGTTACTTCACGTGGGATGGCATCCGCGCGATCGACTACCTGCTGACTCGGCCCGAAGTCGATCCCAACCGCATCGGTGTCACGGGACTGTCGGGAGGAGGCACGCAAAGCAGCTACATCGGCGCGGTGGATCAACGAGTTCACGCCGTCGCACCGACTGGATATATCACCAGCATCAGTCGTTTGCTCGGATCGATTGGACCGCAAGATGCCGAGCAAGTTTTCTATCACGGGCCGTTGCTGGGAATCGATCACGCCGACTTGCTCGAGGTCCGAGCACCGAAGCCGACATTGCAAGTCACCACGACGCGAGATTTCTTCAGTATCCAGGGGGCTCGCGAAACGGCCGCTGAAGTGCGTCACGCCTTTCGGATCCTTGGTCATCCCGAGCGATTTGATCAAGTGGAAGATGACTTTGGACACGGCTTCACGAAACAGAACAACGAATCAACGTACGAATTCTTTCAAACGTTTTTAGAACTGCCGGGCAATCCGGAGGAACAGACCTACCCGTTTTTGACCGAAGCGGAATTGACGGTCACTCAAACCGGTCAGGTTTCCACGGCATTGGAAAGTGAAAACGTTTTCAGCATCAACCGTAGGGAGGCACAACCGATGCTGGAGAGACTGATTGAGAGCAGGCGTGATTTTTTCCAGCATCTTCCGCAGGCGTTGAGCGAAGCGGCAAGGTTGTCCGGCTATCGCAAACCCGATGCAACCGTGGCTCCGGTCTTTCGCGGCCAGTACCAACGGGAAGGTTACCGAGTTCAAAAGTGGGGTGTGCCGGGTGAAGGCGAAACCATCATTCCAACGTTGGTGTTTGCTCCCGATGAACCCGGAGCTTGGCCGGCCATCATTTACGTGCGCGGCGACGGCAAGACAACGGATGCCGCTGCAGGTGGAAAGATCGAGGAACTGGTGCGTCGCGGGTACGTTGTCGCGGCACCGGACCTGCTCGGATACGGCGAAACTGCCTACAAGTTCCGGCAAGGTCACGCATCAGTGCAACCTTTCTTCAATGCGTTGATGTCAGGCCGAAGCGTGGCGGGAATCAACGCCGGAGATGTCGTTCGAGTCATGGAGTTCCTGCAGGACCGAGACGACGTGAAACCAGACCAGATCGGAGCCATCGCGATCGGTGATGTGGGGCCAGCGTTGTTGCACGCGGCTGCTTTCGAGCAGCAGATTCAGTGGCTGGTGCTCGTGGATTCTCTGCTGGACTACCAGAGCATCGTTGATCATGAACTGTATGACGTGAACGCCAACTCGCTGGTCGCCGGAGCTTTGACCTCCTACGACTTGCCCGATTTGTTGGCGAGCATCACACCTCGACGCGTCGCGGTTGCGCAACCGAGAACTCATCTGCGAACGGCGGCGACCAACGATGAGATCACATCGTCATTGGGCTTTGTCCAGCAACACGCGAAAGATCGGTTGCGTGTCGAAACGGAGGCAGCCGATTTGTTGAAGTTGGTCGAGTGGTGTGTCGCTCGCTGA
- a CDS encoding arylsulfatase, which yields MKTFFRFASASLLLLACSVLSSGSACATESNEADRPNVIVIMSDDQGVGDYGFMGNPIIQTPSLDKMRTQSGYLSRFYVSNVCAPTRASLMTGRYNYRTRCIDTYVGRAMMDPDEVTLAERLSEAGYQTGIFGKWHLGDNYPMRPMDQGFDESLIHRGGGIGQPSDPIGAEGKYTDPTLFHNGDEVAMEGYCTDIFFDAAIDFARKQTESGKPFFSYIATNAPHGPFDDVPNELYEEYKQVDFSPILVSDLPAKRRDAEFDKLARISAMITNIDQNVGKLFASLDELKIRENTIVLYLNDNGPNSRRYVGNMRGNKTQVDDGGIRSPLLFHWPAKVDANDTTDVMLAHIDLMPTLLDACGVAAPETPALDGKSFLPLLTGEMDDSQWETRLIAFQTHRGNVPQKFHHFAMHEHPWKLVHPSGFGKERFEGEPKLELYNLEEDPKQQNDLADQHPEIIQRLKEAYSQWFDDVSSTRPDNYAPPRIVIGTEHEPQTVLTRQDWRHSSGRPWAKNSTGFWLLDAPEEKRYEIELILTDKDHRGGTATLHLNDETHTFEVAPGERRGHFMEASLPAGPHTLSVTLSDSVSAGVHQVFLTTQD from the coding sequence ATGAAAACCTTCTTCCGCTTTGCTTCCGCAAGTCTTCTCTTGTTGGCTTGCTCCGTTCTGTCTTCGGGTTCTGCTTGTGCGACTGAGTCCAACGAGGCCGATCGTCCCAACGTGATCGTGATCATGAGCGATGACCAAGGCGTCGGCGACTACGGGTTCATGGGCAATCCGATCATTCAGACGCCTTCGCTGGACAAGATGCGAACCCAGAGCGGCTACTTGAGCCGGTTCTATGTCAGCAACGTGTGCGCCCCGACTCGAGCCAGCCTGATGACCGGGCGGTACAACTACCGAACGCGTTGCATCGACACGTACGTTGGTCGAGCGATGATGGATCCGGACGAAGTCACGCTGGCAGAACGGCTCAGCGAAGCGGGCTACCAAACCGGCATCTTTGGCAAGTGGCACCTGGGCGACAACTACCCCATGCGGCCAATGGACCAAGGCTTCGACGAGAGTTTGATTCACCGTGGCGGCGGTATCGGGCAGCCATCCGATCCGATTGGAGCGGAGGGCAAATACACCGACCCGACCCTTTTTCACAATGGTGACGAAGTGGCCATGGAAGGTTACTGCACCGACATCTTCTTCGACGCGGCAATTGATTTTGCTCGCAAGCAAACCGAATCGGGAAAACCGTTCTTCAGCTACATCGCCACCAATGCCCCGCACGGACCGTTCGATGATGTGCCAAACGAACTCTACGAGGAATACAAACAAGTCGACTTCTCGCCGATTCTGGTGAGCGATCTCCCCGCCAAGAGACGCGACGCCGAGTTTGACAAACTGGCAAGGATCTCCGCCATGATCACCAACATCGACCAAAACGTCGGCAAACTTTTCGCGTCACTCGACGAACTCAAGATTCGCGAAAACACGATTGTGCTGTATCTCAATGACAACGGTCCCAATTCGCGGCGTTATGTCGGCAACATGCGAGGCAACAAAACGCAGGTGGATGACGGTGGCATTCGTTCTCCGTTGCTGTTTCATTGGCCCGCGAAAGTGGATGCGAACGACACCACGGACGTCATGCTGGCTCACATCGATTTGATGCCGACGTTGCTCGATGCTTGCGGAGTCGCCGCTCCAGAAACGCCCGCACTCGATGGCAAGAGTTTCCTGCCATTGCTCACCGGCGAAATGGATGATTCGCAGTGGGAAACAAGATTGATCGCCTTTCAGACTCACCGAGGCAACGTGCCGCAGAAATTTCATCACTTCGCGATGCACGAACATCCGTGGAAGTTGGTCCACCCCAGCGGCTTTGGCAAAGAGCGTTTTGAAGGCGAGCCCAAACTGGAACTGTACAACTTGGAAGAGGATCCCAAACAACAAAACGATCTCGCTGATCAGCACCCCGAGATCATTCAGCGGCTCAAAGAGGCGTACTCGCAGTGGTTCGACGATGTTTCCTCGACTCGTCCCGACAACTACGCGCCGCCCCGGATCGTCATCGGTACCGAGCATGAACCGCAAACGGTTTTGACACGGCAAGATTGGCGACACTCCAGCGGTCGTCCTTGGGCGAAGAACTCCACTGGCTTTTGGTTGTTGGATGCTCCAGAGGAAAAACGATACGAGATCGAGCTGATCCTGACCGACAAAGATCATCGTGGCGGAACCGCGACGCTTCACCTGAACGATGAAACGCACACCTTCGAAGTTGCACCGGGCGAACGGCGTGGTCATTTCATGGAAGCATCGTTACCGGCCGGACCTCATACTCTCTCGGTGACCTTGTCCGACTCCGTCAGTGCCGGTGTTCACCAAGTCTTCCTGACGACGCAGGATTGA
- a CDS encoding sulfatase-like hydrolase/transferase, producing MHRSLLALLFAFVSSALFAAERPHIVVILVDDMGYGDPGCFNPDSKIETPNIDSLARDGMRFTNAHAPGPLCHMSRYGLMTGRYPFRTDVSVWPREPLIDPDQATLASLAKSQGYRTTMVGKWHLGFEERANESYDRPLVGGPVDRGFDHFFGIRASTDIPPYFYINDRNAVHPPTDRIEANASEGWSPIQGAFWRAGGIAPDLELADVLPHFTDVAISSIQAHPNAEDASPMMLYLAYPAPHTPWLPSPEFTGKSKVDSYGDFVMMVDHEVGRVLDALQLHNMERDTIVIFTSDNGPVWYENDTERFQHDSAGGFRGMKADAWEAGHRMPFIVRWPGHASASSSTDHLVCFTDLMATFADIWETELPQDAGPDSHSFLPALLQHPFEEGTKRTEFVMRAGSKSTMTIRAGDWKLITGLGSGGFSKPSRIPPKPGGPTGQLYNLKSDPSETNNLYQDHPDIVQRLQKRMKQIVDDGRSR from the coding sequence GTGCATCGCTCTCTCCTCGCACTTTTGTTTGCATTCGTTTCGTCGGCGCTCTTTGCTGCCGAACGTCCTCATATTGTTGTGATCTTGGTCGACGACATGGGGTACGGAGACCCGGGGTGTTTCAACCCCGACTCCAAGATCGAAACACCGAACATCGATTCACTCGCTCGCGATGGGATGCGATTCACCAACGCCCATGCACCGGGACCTCTGTGTCACATGTCGCGGTATGGGTTGATGACGGGACGTTATCCATTCCGAACCGATGTCAGCGTTTGGCCACGTGAACCTCTGATCGATCCCGATCAAGCCACGCTGGCTTCGCTGGCGAAATCACAGGGTTACCGAACCACCATGGTTGGCAAGTGGCACTTGGGGTTTGAAGAACGTGCCAACGAATCCTATGACCGTCCGTTGGTGGGTGGTCCCGTGGATCGTGGCTTCGACCACTTCTTTGGCATCCGAGCCTCCACCGACATTCCGCCCTACTTCTACATCAACGATCGCAACGCAGTGCATCCGCCTACGGATCGCATCGAGGCCAACGCCAGCGAGGGTTGGTCGCCGATTCAAGGTGCCTTTTGGAGAGCCGGCGGCATCGCTCCCGATTTGGAACTCGCCGATGTTTTGCCACACTTCACGGACGTGGCGATCAGCAGCATCCAAGCTCATCCAAACGCTGAGGACGCATCTCCAATGATGCTGTATCTGGCTTATCCCGCACCCCACACGCCTTGGCTACCAAGTCCTGAGTTCACGGGCAAAAGCAAAGTCGACTCTTACGGCGATTTTGTGATGATGGTCGATCATGAAGTCGGACGCGTGCTGGATGCTCTCCAACTGCATAACATGGAACGTGACACGATCGTCATCTTCACTTCGGACAATGGACCGGTCTGGTACGAAAATGACACAGAGCGATTCCAGCATGACTCAGCCGGTGGTTTTCGCGGCATGAAAGCCGACGCCTGGGAGGCTGGCCACCGGATGCCGTTCATCGTTCGCTGGCCAGGCCACGCCAGCGCATCCAGCAGCACGGATCATCTGGTTTGCTTCACCGATTTGATGGCCACTTTCGCCGACATTTGGGAGACAGAGCTTCCCCAAGACGCTGGGCCGGACAGCCACAGTTTTCTGCCGGCGTTGCTTCAGCATCCATTCGAAGAAGGTACCAAGAGAACCGAATTCGTGATGCGAGCCGGAAGCAAATCAACGATGACGATCCGAGCAGGCGATTGGAAATTGATCACCGGCCTCGGCTCGGGTGGTTTTTCAAAACCATCACGAATCCCGCCCAAACCCGGTGGCCCGACCGGTCAGCTTTACAACTTAAAAAGCGATCCCTCCGAAACGAACAACCTTTACCAAGACCATCCTGACATCGTTCAGCGGTTGCAGAAACGCATGAAGCAAATCGTCGACGATGGCCGCAGTCGCTGA
- a CDS encoding ankyrin repeat domain-containing protein, which produces MFMAVVGSLLACLCVVAAEPSDRNSTDERGVAPSASDHAWVSAAEQQRWDLVRESLAGDRVNVDASQPDGMTALHWAAYHNHSRTITALVTAGAEVDAETLYQVTPLSLACEYGNLRAVRALLDAGADANAARRGGESPLMLAARQGNANVVRSLIKAGADMEDKEARGQTALMWASAAGNLDAVDSLIDAGCNVDTTLQQSGLSALMFAARHGQSAVVMRLLDAGLDVNTVAKPKRSGGRNARSGMSAMMFAIESGHLQLACDLVRRGADPNDQRSGYAPLHAITWVRKTELGDNPEGDPAPRITGSIHSLDFVRQMVEMGADLNLQLNTGKSRGQRLNPKGATPFFLASRGADIELMTLLLELGSDPTIPNDDGTTALMAAAGVGVIAVGEEPGTPEEVDRAIEMLVDLGIDPNVVDRNRETAMHGAALRTFPTAVRKLTLVGADPEIWNHKNKRGWTPLDIAGGKRPGSVKPSPPTIEALKEAIEGSSF; this is translated from the coding sequence ATGTTCATGGCGGTTGTTGGCTCGCTACTGGCTTGTCTTTGCGTTGTCGCGGCTGAGCCATCCGATCGAAATTCGACCGATGAGCGTGGCGTCGCTCCATCGGCATCCGATCATGCGTGGGTTTCCGCGGCGGAACAGCAACGTTGGGATTTGGTTCGGGAATCGCTGGCTGGCGATCGGGTGAACGTTGACGCGTCTCAGCCCGACGGAATGACCGCTTTGCACTGGGCGGCCTACCACAATCATTCCCGCACGATCACGGCCTTGGTCACTGCCGGGGCGGAGGTGGATGCCGAAACGCTGTACCAGGTCACACCCCTGAGTTTGGCGTGCGAGTATGGCAATCTCAGAGCGGTCCGAGCCTTGTTGGACGCCGGCGCCGATGCGAACGCGGCCCGACGCGGCGGCGAATCGCCGTTGATGTTGGCTGCGCGACAAGGCAACGCGAACGTTGTCCGTTCGCTGATCAAAGCCGGCGCCGACATGGAAGACAAAGAAGCCCGCGGGCAAACCGCACTGATGTGGGCATCCGCGGCCGGCAACCTGGATGCCGTCGACTCCTTGATCGATGCGGGATGCAACGTTGACACGACACTGCAACAGTCCGGGCTGTCTGCGCTCATGTTCGCGGCTCGACACGGCCAATCGGCGGTGGTGATGCGTTTGCTCGATGCGGGGCTGGACGTCAACACGGTGGCGAAACCCAAACGCAGCGGCGGCCGAAACGCGCGGTCCGGAATGTCGGCGATGATGTTCGCGATTGAAAGCGGACACCTTCAGTTGGCTTGCGATTTGGTCCGTCGCGGTGCCGATCCAAACGACCAACGCAGCGGCTACGCTCCTTTGCACGCGATCACCTGGGTTCGCAAAACGGAATTGGGTGACAACCCGGAAGGCGACCCTGCACCGCGCATCACGGGATCCATTCACAGTTTGGACTTTGTCCGCCAAATGGTGGAAATGGGGGCCGACCTGAATCTGCAACTGAACACCGGTAAGTCACGCGGCCAACGCCTCAACCCCAAAGGCGCCACGCCGTTCTTCTTGGCCTCTCGCGGTGCTGACATTGAACTGATGACTCTGTTGCTGGAACTCGGATCCGACCCCACCATCCCCAATGACGACGGGACCACCGCGCTGATGGCAGCAGCAGGCGTTGGGGTGATCGCGGTTGGCGAAGAACCGGGCACGCCCGAAGAAGTGGACCGCGCGATTGAGATGTTGGTTGATCTAGGAATCGACCCCAACGTCGTGGATCGGAACCGAGAAACAGCCATGCACGGTGCCGCGTTGCGAACGTTTCCTACCGCGGTTCGAAAGCTGACCTTGGTCGGTGCAGATCCAGAAATTTGGAACCACAAGAACAAACGTGGTTGGACACCGCTGGATATCGCCGGTGGCAAACGTCCCGGCAGCGTCAAACCGTCACCGCCGACAATCGAAGCTTTGAAAGAAGCGATCGAAGGTTCTAGCTTCTAG
- a CDS encoding DUF1552 domain-containing protein, with translation MKRSHLSRRTLLRGTGASVALPLLDAMIPAMTASAATAAAPSRLKRIGYIYIPMGYNPAEWTPDGETLDELPSSLSPLEEVKDHLTVISNTDLQNAYPGSHATSNSAFLSAARAKRTESSDYYNGTTVDQVAARKIGATTQLPSLELSMDLLSTVGQCDNGYACVYQNSLSWASPTQPLPSEAHPRIVFESLFGEGGTPEQRRAAMQKRASLLDSINLEIKRIKNRVGASDRNKIDGYLESIREVERRIQLAEQNSHENPLPDLDRPVGVPTAYADHAKLMFDLQLLAFQGDITRVVSFQLAREASTRTYPEIGVPDPHHPVTHHGRDPEKLAKVAKINQFHVSLFADFLKRMNEVPEGDGTLLDHSLYMYGSGMGDPDAHDHSNLPILVAGGAAENMRGNRHLRFKAPEPLSNLHLTLLNKVGVPLESFADSTGTVDDLFDPVTL, from the coding sequence ATGAAACGATCCCATCTCTCTCGCCGAACCTTGCTTCGCGGCACCGGTGCCTCCGTCGCATTGCCATTGCTGGACGCGATGATTCCGGCCATGACCGCATCCGCGGCGACCGCGGCCGCCCCGAGCCGGTTGAAACGAATTGGATACATCTACATTCCGATGGGTTACAACCCGGCTGAGTGGACACCCGATGGCGAAACGCTCGACGAATTGCCGTCCAGCTTGTCACCGTTGGAAGAGGTCAAGGATCACTTGACCGTGATTTCCAACACCGATTTGCAAAACGCTTACCCCGGTTCACACGCGACATCGAACTCAGCGTTTTTGAGTGCCGCTCGAGCCAAGCGAACCGAGAGCAGCGATTACTACAACGGCACGACGGTCGATCAAGTCGCGGCTCGAAAGATCGGTGCGACCACTCAGTTGCCTTCGTTGGAACTGTCGATGGACCTGTTGTCCACGGTCGGGCAGTGCGACAACGGTTACGCGTGTGTTTACCAGAACAGTTTGTCCTGGGCTTCTCCGACGCAGCCCTTGCCATCCGAAGCTCATCCGCGAATTGTGTTTGAAAGCTTGTTTGGGGAAGGCGGGACGCCGGAACAACGTCGAGCCGCGATGCAGAAACGAGCCAGCCTGCTGGATTCGATCAACTTGGAAATCAAGCGGATCAAGAATCGCGTGGGTGCCTCGGATCGCAACAAGATCGATGGTTATCTGGAAAGCATCCGCGAAGTCGAACGCCGGATTCAATTGGCGGAACAAAACAGCCATGAAAATCCGCTGCCCGACCTGGATCGTCCGGTTGGTGTCCCCACCGCTTACGCCGATCACGCGAAGCTGATGTTTGATCTGCAGTTGCTCGCCTTCCAAGGCGATATCACGCGCGTCGTTTCATTCCAGTTGGCTCGCGAAGCCAGCACGCGAACGTATCCCGAGATCGGTGTTCCTGATCCTCACCACCCCGTGACGCACCACGGTCGCGATCCGGAAAAACTGGCCAAGGTCGCCAAGATCAACCAGTTCCATGTTTCGCTGTTTGCGGACTTCTTGAAGCGGATGAATGAAGTCCCCGAAGGCGACGGGACATTGCTCGATCATTCGCTCTACATGTACGGCAGCGGCATGGGCGATCCGGACGCTCACGACCACAGCAATCTGCCAATCTTGGTGGCTGGTGGTGCTGCCGAAAACATGCGTGGCAATCGCCACCTTCGGTTCAAAGCCCCTGAGCCATTGTCGAACCTTCACCTGACGTTGCTCAACAAAGTCGGTGTGCCGTTGGAATCGTTCGCGGACAGCACCGGAACGGTCGACGACCTCTTTGATCCGGTGACACTGTGA